In the genome of Fulvivirga maritima, one region contains:
- the trhO gene encoding oxygen-dependent tRNA uridine(34) hydroxylase TrhO — MILHNRVNGKVLKEQIKASDEKRVTLSFYKYVKLSDPQDFRDKLYNDYSNLGVYGRIYVANEGVNAQISVPAERYEEYAEYMNNSEQLNGAHLNNAIEDDGKSFFKLKIQVRKKILADGLNDTTFDVTNKGVHLTAEDFNKLAEDPNTILLDMRNHYETEVGHFKDAICPDVDTFRDSLPIIEEMLEDKKDKNLLMYCTGGIRCEKASAYYKHKGFKNVFQLQGGIIEYARQVNEQGIENKFIGKNFVFDERLGERISDDVISHCHQCGKPCDDHTNCKNDGCHLLFIQCKECAEKYEGCCSEECVDIIHLPEDEQKKIRQGVNKGRQVFKKGRSEKLTFKK, encoded by the coding sequence ATGATCTTACATAATAGAGTTAATGGAAAAGTCCTTAAAGAACAAATTAAGGCCAGTGACGAAAAACGCGTCACTTTATCTTTTTACAAATACGTAAAACTATCTGATCCTCAGGACTTCAGAGATAAGTTGTATAATGACTACAGCAATCTTGGCGTCTATGGACGGATATACGTAGCGAATGAAGGAGTAAATGCTCAGATCAGTGTGCCTGCTGAGCGATATGAGGAGTATGCGGAATACATGAATAATTCCGAACAGCTGAATGGCGCACACCTTAACAATGCCATTGAAGATGATGGAAAATCGTTCTTTAAATTAAAAATACAGGTTCGTAAAAAAATCTTAGCTGATGGGCTTAATGATACCACCTTTGATGTAACAAACAAGGGGGTTCACCTTACTGCTGAAGATTTTAACAAACTGGCAGAAGATCCTAACACTATCCTTTTGGATATGAGGAACCACTATGAAACAGAAGTGGGCCATTTTAAAGATGCCATCTGTCCTGATGTGGATACTTTCAGAGACTCTCTCCCTATTATAGAAGAGATGCTGGAAGACAAAAAGGACAAAAACCTGCTCATGTACTGCACCGGAGGAATCCGATGTGAAAAGGCTAGCGCTTATTATAAGCACAAAGGCTTTAAAAATGTATTCCAACTTCAGGGCGGAATTATTGAGTATGCGCGTCAGGTAAATGAACAAGGTATTGAAAATAAATTCATCGGGAAGAACTTTGTCTTTGATGAAAGACTTGGAGAGCGGATTTCTGATGATGTAATAAGCCATTGTCACCAATGTGGTAAACCATGTGATGATCATACCAATTGTAAAAATGATGGTTGTCACTTGCTATTTATTCAATGTAAAGAATGTGCCGAAAAATACGAAGGCTGTTGTTCAGAAGAGTGCGTTGATATTATTCATTTGCCTGAAGATGAGCAAAAGAAAATCCGCCAAGGAGTGAACAAAGGCAGGCAAGTATTTAAAAAAGGGCGTTCAGAAAAGCTGACTTTTAAAAAGTAA
- the hisG gene encoding ATP phosphoribosyltransferase has protein sequence MTKKIRIAIQKSGRLQEQSVKLLKECGLSFSNGPNRLKASCYSFPAEILFLRDDDIPQYVEDGVADVGIVGENVYIEKQKEISVIEKLDFSKCRLSIAIPREKEYGGPQSLNGKKIATSYPNIVRQYLKEQNIQADIHEISGSVEIAPGIGLAEAIVDIVSTGSTLLSNGLKEVETVMKSEAILVSTKTLDPEVQILLDKLIFRIKAVNTAKNNKYLLLNTPNESIKAITNILPGMKSPTVTPLQQEGWSSLHSVINENDFWEIIDQLKDLGAQGILVVPIEKMII, from the coding sequence ATGACCAAGAAAATTAGAATTGCTATTCAAAAATCAGGAAGACTGCAAGAGCAGTCAGTGAAGTTATTAAAAGAATGTGGGTTGAGCTTCAGCAATGGACCTAATAGACTTAAAGCATCATGCTATAGTTTTCCGGCTGAAATACTATTCCTTAGAGATGATGATATCCCTCAATATGTAGAAGATGGAGTAGCTGATGTAGGTATCGTAGGCGAGAATGTTTACATCGAAAAACAAAAGGAGATTTCAGTAATAGAGAAGTTAGATTTCTCAAAATGCCGCCTCAGCATAGCTATTCCCAGAGAAAAAGAATATGGAGGCCCACAATCCCTCAACGGCAAAAAAATAGCCACCTCCTACCCTAACATAGTCAGACAATACCTTAAAGAACAAAACATTCAGGCCGACATACACGAAATCAGTGGCTCAGTAGAAATTGCTCCGGGAATAGGCCTTGCAGAAGCCATTGTAGATATTGTAAGCACAGGAAGCACCCTTCTAAGTAATGGCTTAAAAGAAGTAGAAACGGTAATGAAGTCTGAGGCCATATTAGTTTCTACCAAAACGCTGGATCCTGAGGTACAAATACTTTTAGACAAACTGATCTTCAGAATAAAAGCAGTAAACACGGCTAAGAATAATAAATACCTCCTACTGAACACGCCTAATGAGTCAATTAAAGCTATTACTAATATTTTGCCTGGCATGAAAAGCCCTACCGTTACACCTCTACAGCAAGAAGGTTGGTCGTCACTGCACTCGGTAATTAATGAAAATGATTTCTGGGAAATTATTGATCAATTAAAAGACCTGGGAGCGCAAGGCATATTAGTAGTACCTATAGAAAAAATGATCATCTAA
- a CDS encoding M23 family metallopeptidase: MARIKYYYDTETCKYERVKVKKQDIVLNLLGLGSLIVAIAAGLNILFSSYFVSPKEVILKNEVAEMEFYYENINNKVSELHEILTALEKRDDEIYRMVLGAEPIDPSIRNAGIGGVDRYKEIRDKDIIHGEDIISLSEDIDKLRRKVYIQSKSYDDIIELAENKAKMLAAIPAIQPISNEKLIRLASGFGYRVHPVYKVKKLHTGIDFSAPIGTPIYATADGVVSNTTISFGGYGKHVEIDHGFGYKTHYAHMHEFVVEEGQKVKRGQMIGYVGNTGVSTAPHLHYEVIKNDKKINPIHYFFNDLDAEEYEKIIELASIENQSLGM; this comes from the coding sequence ATGGCGCGCATAAAATATTATTACGACACGGAAACGTGTAAATATGAACGGGTTAAAGTCAAAAAACAAGACATTGTACTTAACCTACTTGGTTTAGGATCTCTAATAGTGGCTATAGCTGCAGGCCTCAATATACTTTTTAGCAGTTATTTCGTATCCCCAAAAGAGGTAATTCTGAAAAATGAAGTCGCTGAAATGGAGTTTTATTATGAAAACATTAATAATAAAGTAAGTGAACTTCATGAAATACTCACCGCTCTGGAAAAAAGAGACGATGAAATCTACAGAATGGTTTTAGGAGCAGAACCTATTGATCCTTCCATCCGAAATGCAGGCATAGGAGGTGTAGACCGTTACAAGGAAATCAGAGATAAGGACATTATTCACGGAGAAGACATTATTTCTCTTAGCGAAGATATTGACAAGCTAAGAAGGAAAGTATACATCCAGTCTAAAAGCTATGATGACATCATAGAACTTGCCGAGAATAAGGCTAAAATGTTAGCGGCTATACCAGCTATTCAGCCCATATCTAACGAAAAACTTATACGGTTGGCTTCCGGCTTTGGCTATAGGGTTCATCCTGTCTACAAAGTAAAAAAGCTCCATACAGGCATCGACTTTTCAGCTCCAATTGGCACTCCTATTTATGCCACCGCTGACGGTGTGGTATCCAATACCACTATTAGCTTCGGTGGTTATGGCAAGCATGTAGAAATAGACCATGGGTTCGGATACAAAACTCACTATGCCCACATGCATGAATTTGTGGTGGAAGAAGGTCAAAAAGTAAAAAGAGGTCAAATGATAGGTTATGTTGGTAACACAGGCGTATCTACAGCTCCTCATTTACATTATGAGGTGATTAAAAATGATAAAAAGATAAATCCTATTCATTATTTCTTTAATGACCTGGATGCTGAAGAATATGAAAAAATTATAGAATTAGCGTCAATAGAAAACCAATCATTAGGAATGTAA
- the hisD gene encoding histidinol dehydrogenase — MNIIKYPDQKDLPEILKRPVFETDFLESTVKNIINRVQTGGDLTLLEFNEKFDKAKLETLRVSEEEVKEASTLISDKLKAAIETAAANVRKFHEGQRRSEQPIETSVGVNCWRKSVAIEKVGIYIPGGTAPLFSTVLMLGIPAAIAGSKEIVLCTPPGADGKVAPAILFTAELVGVSKIFKVGGAQAVAAMAYGTESIPKVDKIFGPGNQYVTAAKQMVSMDGVAIDMPAGPSELAVIADNSCDPEFVASDLLSQAEHGKDSQVVLISPNEEAIEAIVKAVAAQVEDLPRKEIAYESLEHSKFILVKDIDEAMNISNAYAPEHLILATEDAVQLAEKVINAGSVFIGNYSPESAGDYASGTNHTLPTNGAARAYSGVSLDSFMKQITFQQVTEEGIKNLGPAIEAMAEAELLQAHKNAVTLRLKKLGL; from the coding sequence ATGAACATTATCAAATATCCTGATCAGAAAGATTTACCTGAAATATTAAAAAGGCCTGTTTTTGAAACTGATTTCCTCGAAAGTACAGTTAAAAACATCATTAACAGGGTGCAAACTGGTGGTGATCTCACTTTGCTAGAGTTCAATGAAAAGTTTGACAAAGCAAAGCTAGAAACCCTTAGAGTATCAGAAGAAGAAGTAAAGGAAGCTTCTACCTTAATTTCTGATAAGTTAAAAGCCGCCATTGAAACAGCAGCTGCTAATGTTAGGAAATTTCATGAAGGTCAAAGAAGGTCAGAGCAACCCATAGAAACTTCGGTAGGCGTTAATTGCTGGAGAAAGTCTGTTGCCATTGAAAAAGTGGGTATTTATATTCCTGGCGGAACGGCTCCTTTGTTTTCTACGGTACTCATGCTGGGCATACCAGCTGCCATTGCAGGAAGCAAAGAAATAGTGCTTTGCACTCCTCCTGGAGCTGATGGAAAGGTGGCTCCTGCTATTCTCTTCACAGCAGAACTGGTAGGTGTAAGCAAAATATTTAAAGTAGGCGGTGCTCAAGCAGTAGCAGCTATGGCCTATGGTACAGAAAGCATACCTAAAGTAGACAAGATATTCGGCCCCGGCAACCAATACGTTACCGCTGCTAAGCAAATGGTAAGTATGGATGGCGTAGCTATTGATATGCCTGCTGGTCCATCTGAGCTAGCTGTGATAGCAGACAACTCTTGTGACCCTGAATTTGTAGCCTCAGATTTACTCTCTCAGGCTGAGCACGGCAAAGACAGTCAGGTGGTCTTAATATCGCCTAATGAAGAAGCTATCGAGGCTATCGTAAAGGCAGTTGCCGCTCAGGTAGAGGACTTACCTAGAAAAGAAATTGCCTATGAAAGCCTTGAGCATAGCAAGTTTATCTTGGTTAAAGATATAGATGAAGCCATGAATATTAGCAATGCTTATGCTCCTGAGCACTTAATCCTAGCTACCGAAGACGCAGTGCAACTAGCAGAAAAAGTAATCAACGCAGGTTCTGTTTTCATTGGTAATTACAGCCCTGAATCAGCCGGAGACTATGCCTCTGGCACCAACCATACTTTACCTACTAATGGAGCCGCACGCGCTTACAGCGGTGTATCCTTAGATAGTTTCATGAAACAGATCACCTTCCAGCAGGTGACAGAAGAGGGCATTAAAAACCTTGGGCCTGCAATAGAAGCTATGGCGGAAGCGGAGCTACTACAGGCACACAAAAATGCCGTTACCTTAAGACTTAAAAAACTAGGCTTGTAA
- a CDS encoding amidohydrolase family protein — protein MLKIDMHTHIIPEIMPNWTEKFGYGDFIYLQHHTKGVAKMMKGNQFFREIQANCWDPQIRIDEYQQFKTQVQVVCTIPVMFSYWAKPDDCYDLSRFLNDHMAALVEAYPKNYIGLATIPMQDADLAIEELERCKKLGFPGIQIGSNINNENLSEDRFYPIFEACQALDMAIMVHPWNMMGMESMPKYWLPWLVGMPAETSRAICSIIFSGIMEKLPNLRFNFVHASGSFLATIGRIEHGFHCRPDLVAIDNNINPRNYIGKFWVDCITHDKKMLEYVLETQGSNRVTLGSDYPFPLGDLEIGKFVEEMNLPAEEVENIFCNSTLEWLNLEKKDYI, from the coding sequence ATGTTAAAAATAGATATGCACACCCATATTATTCCAGAAATAATGCCTAACTGGACTGAAAAATTTGGATATGGAGACTTTATCTATCTGCAACATCATACAAAAGGAGTAGCGAAGATGATGAAAGGCAATCAGTTCTTTCGCGAGATACAAGCTAACTGTTGGGATCCTCAGATAAGGATAGATGAATACCAACAGTTCAAAACTCAGGTTCAGGTAGTATGTACCATTCCGGTAATGTTCTCTTACTGGGCCAAGCCAGATGACTGTTATGACCTATCCCGCTTTCTTAATGATCATATGGCCGCATTGGTAGAGGCTTACCCCAAAAACTATATCGGATTAGCCACCATTCCTATGCAGGACGCGGATCTGGCAATTGAAGAATTAGAAAGGTGCAAAAAATTAGGGTTTCCGGGTATTCAGATAGGCAGCAATATCAATAATGAAAACCTAAGCGAAGATCGCTTTTATCCCATATTCGAAGCATGTCAGGCCTTAGACATGGCCATAATGGTACACCCTTGGAATATGATGGGCATGGAGAGCATGCCTAAATACTGGCTTCCCTGGCTGGTAGGCATGCCTGCTGAGACCTCTAGAGCCATCTGCTCCATAATTTTTTCAGGAATCATGGAAAAACTTCCTAATCTAAGATTTAACTTCGTGCATGCCAGTGGCTCCTTTTTGGCCACCATAGGCAGAATAGAACACGGCTTCCATTGCAGACCAGACCTCGTGGCCATTGATAATAACATTAATCCACGCAACTATATTGGAAAATTCTGGGTTGATTGTATTACGCATGACAAAAAAATGCTAGAATACGTTTTGGAAACCCAAGGATCTAATAGAGTAACTTTAGGGTCTGACTATCCCTTTCCTTTGGGAGATTTGGAAATTGGCAAGTTTGTTGAAGAAATGAATCTGCCGGCCGAAGAGGTTGAAAATATTTTTTGCAATTCCACGTTGGAATGGCTTAACTTGGAAAAGAAAGATTATATATAG
- the yidD gene encoding membrane protein insertion efficiency factor YidD, translating into MMNLLKILFIIPVRFYQLAISPLLGQNCRHTPTCSQYTIEAIKEWGPFKGTWLGMKRISRCHPWGTSGYDPVPKKEKK; encoded by the coding sequence ATGATGAACCTTCTGAAGATATTATTTATCATTCCGGTAAGGTTTTATCAGTTAGCAATAAGCCCACTTTTGGGTCAAAACTGCAGACATACCCCCACTTGCTCCCAATATACTATTGAGGCAATTAAAGAGTGGGGGCCTTTTAAAGGCACCTGGCTTGGCATGAAACGAATTTCTCGCTGCCATCCTTGGGGTACCAGCGGCTATGATCCTGTGCCCAAGAAAGAAAAAAAATAA